One genomic region from Leptolyngbyaceae cyanobacterium JSC-12 encodes:
- a CDS encoding Protein of unknown function (DUF3038) (IMG reference gene:2510096829~PFAM: Protein of unknown function (DUF3038)) has product MQLNSLPTQPGTPVILGSLPNPPIQEQTCPRRATIEIDLVLLAIEALELEGSDAILQTAKDLELDEIIKDRVTLWRLRNTNPLRRHNQRRGLSLTEAKALVIVGCYLARRLTVLIRQLLLAYQQLQEQGLSMEHHFRLNDYLERFRAHFRSRMNPRRAAVAENYSDEKLNELALNLLTELLFCTGTYGTQRFWFSLFDGEVA; this is encoded by the coding sequence ATGCAGTTGAATAGTCTCCCTACCCAGCCAGGTACACCCGTGATTTTGGGCAGTTTGCCCAATCCACCGATTCAAGAGCAAACATGCCCCCGTCGGGCAACGATTGAGATTGATCTAGTGTTACTGGCGATCGAAGCTCTTGAACTCGAAGGTTCCGACGCAATTTTGCAAACTGCAAAAGATTTAGAACTGGATGAAATTATCAAGGATCGGGTGACGTTATGGCGTCTACGCAATACCAATCCACTGCGACGGCATAATCAACGCCGTGGATTGAGCTTGACTGAGGCAAAGGCGCTGGTTATTGTGGGTTGCTATCTGGCGCGACGCCTTACTGTGCTGATTCGGCAGTTACTCCTGGCATATCAACAACTTCAGGAGCAAGGACTTTCGATGGAGCATCACTTCCGGTTGAACGACTACCTGGAACGATTTCGCGCTCATTTCAGATCGCGTATGAATCCACGCCGTGCTGCTGTTGCCGAAAACTACTCGGATGAGAAATTGAACGAATTGGCGTTAAATCTATTAACTGAACTGTTGTTTTGCACAGGAACTTATGGCACTCAGCGTTTCTGGTTTAGCTTGTTTGATGGAGAGGTGGCATGA
- a CDS encoding hypothetical protein (IMG reference gene:2510096830), translating to MTIQRLYSLPNCSLLLEGLGDVISLGQPDARLPMSMVINAECRLAGYEKPLSGGREFLDSLVKAVSQYAQDLLSGLNSTRSTQDPSQLVQLERISETMHRLSVRSQVEGSTTLTPPIEIDLNTVQLFDLVEAVDQLLADTQTLPDLTLNLKPLSRREIVRQQTASKQLVPAAIGVSGLAAAAVLLSLLPVPKVEPPKDLYPVRGQTSSTTGSNPSPTVPPSPTTSPAASSPAAATSPSPTATASPDLKQLEDTLVKAPELTDAAQLNTLGQQLRERLNQTWTSRSAVTQDLTYQVGVSKDGAILGYKPVNPASLENANKTPLLDLVPRQPGVTSTPLALFKVVFTGSGNVEVAPWKQVMTSPISGISEITETRQLEAILPKLTSQINQNWDKDPTFQEDLIFKVRVKQDGTIVDYSPENDAAARFAQETPLAKLGKPIADGNTAPTAEPIALFKVVMRPPNGALEVSPWRGWQN from the coding sequence ATGACCATTCAACGCTTGTACAGTTTGCCAAACTGTAGCCTGTTGCTAGAAGGCTTGGGGGATGTCATTTCCCTGGGGCAACCAGATGCCCGCTTGCCTATGTCAATGGTGATCAATGCAGAATGTCGTTTGGCGGGCTACGAAAAGCCGCTATCTGGTGGGCGAGAATTTTTAGACAGCCTGGTTAAAGCCGTCAGTCAGTATGCTCAAGATCTATTGAGTGGGCTGAACAGCACCCGTTCTACTCAGGATCCCTCGCAATTAGTGCAACTTGAACGCATTAGCGAAACAATGCATCGTTTGAGTGTGCGATCGCAGGTGGAAGGCAGTACCACTCTCACTCCACCCATAGAAATTGACCTGAATACTGTCCAGCTTTTTGACCTGGTGGAAGCGGTGGATCAACTCCTGGCAGACACCCAAACCCTGCCAGATCTGACCCTAAATCTCAAACCCTTGTCCCGCCGCGAAATTGTGCGGCAGCAAACTGCTAGCAAGCAATTGGTTCCAGCTGCGATCGGGGTATCTGGGTTAGCTGCTGCGGCTGTGTTGCTGTCTTTACTTCCAGTCCCCAAAGTAGAGCCACCTAAAGACTTGTATCCTGTCCGGGGACAAACTAGCTCAACAACTGGCAGTAATCCATCTCCTACCGTGCCACCGTCACCAACCACTTCTCCCGCCGCCAGTTCCCCAGCCGCAGCGACAAGCCCTAGCCCAACAGCAACGGCAAGTCCAGACTTGAAGCAACTGGAAGATACTCTAGTAAAAGCACCAGAGCTTACTGATGCAGCCCAACTAAATACTTTAGGCCAACAGCTTCGAGAACGGCTCAACCAAACCTGGACTTCTCGCTCTGCTGTTACTCAAGATCTGACCTATCAAGTTGGTGTTAGCAAAGATGGTGCCATTTTAGGATACAAACCAGTTAACCCCGCTTCGCTGGAGAATGCCAATAAAACTCCACTGCTGGATCTAGTTCCTCGGCAACCGGGAGTAACCTCGACTCCACTGGCGTTATTTAAGGTTGTCTTTACCGGAAGCGGCAATGTGGAAGTAGCGCCCTGGAAGCAGGTGATGACCTCACCAATTAGTGGCATCAGTGAGATTACAGAAACTCGCCAACTGGAAGCAATTCTGCCAAAGCTAACCAGCCAGATTAATCAAAATTGGGACAAAGACCCAACTTTCCAGGAAGACCTAATCTTTAAGGTTAGGGTGAAGCAGGATGGGACAATTGTAGACTACAGCCCTGAAAATGACGCTGCCGCACGATTTGCACAGGAAACGCCGTTAGCAAAGTTGGGTAAACCGATCGCGGATGGCAACACTGCACCAACCGCAGAACCTATTGCCTT